One genomic region from Antedon mediterranea chromosome 3, ecAntMedi1.1, whole genome shotgun sequence encodes:
- the LOC140045356 gene encoding uncharacterized protein, with amino-acid sequence MAEEETKHCSNCKRDIPAKNFIMHQSHCSRNISLCKHCGETVPHRQMEQHFEEVHAKVNCECGEKVEKQNLEDHKKDECNLRMKMCKFCEMDMAVKDLFSHEDFCGSRTEPCPICSRYICIKDREIHENSACSLPEQAPPVSTTHNKLHDNQAFLLGYQADGRFGAPQHFDSGFNITENFGMFDSRTVSPPVYVPRNTDERKHGKNKSRVQNLLGEKSKPDNRKGHRSQNRLSNPSEMDFLTRHLAQDLSKERDVRGAAVFESDIDTMLKEAYTIPDPPVAAARYLDVHDSAEQDDGTKLPCEFCGKPVPAQDLILHQSGCQFDQRPRESRQSRDRLISRGPPPLRIPSPPPSVSFEPDRFADEEVAMLPCEFCNVLLPADSIAFHQPTCDKNRTTTPLPSEHNNHPLDPSNIMMANSRPKLVTKKNPLYDSVATRSRSNHLPYQQDASLLPSPVSKYSSSNFSSMSGSHITHAYGNSTRKAHEMKQSSSQSSMQAQGRFQPFLDDDDDINSEIPSFNDDVDTFTNSEAFPSPVHKKTSNYDFSSSRNTSHGNKDLYKSFGSQDGRQDQIYQPKNRSTVPANRTAAPANRVRAPANRSGGAGIRNGASVNIYGSNRNEIPANYSGKELKVEKKPSRTRKISSEPYSPSEKTENHADQVRRFTEKAQRQKTVNYTANGTKPQKDGDVHPVRHRSHDQHARNARTSHHVSSRSVTLDTNEEPLSVNGRRQTSNKTHSRVKKPPHPDHY; translated from the exons GTGAATTGTGAGTGTGGCGAAAAAGTTGAAAAACAAAATCTAGAAGACCACAAG AAAGATGAATGCAATCTACGCATGAAAATGTGTAAATTCTGTGAGATGGACATGGCAGTCAAAGACTTATTCTCTCATGAAGACTTCTGTGGAAGCAGAACGGAACCATGTCCAATATGCAGCCGCTACATCTGCATTAAAGACAGAGAGATTCATGAGAACTCAGCTTGTTCTCTTCCGGAGCAAGCGCCCCCAGTGTCAACAACGCACAATAAACTTCATGACAATCAGGCGTTCTTGTTGGGTTACCAGGCAGATGGACGATTTGGAGCACCGCAGCATTTCGATAGTGGGTTTAACATTACCGAAAACTTTGGTATGTTTGATAGTCGAACAGTATCCCCTCCGGTTTATGTTCCACGTAATACTGATGAACGGAAACATGGAAAGAATAAGTCACGTGTGCAAAATCTTTTAGGAGAAAAAAGCAAGCCAGACAACAGAAaag GTCATAGGTCACAGAACAGACTGTCCAACCCAAGTGAGATGGATTTCTTAACAAGACACCTTGCTCAGGACCTTTCAAAAGAGAGGGATGTCCGAGGAGCGGCAGTATTTGAAAGTGATATCGATACTATGTTAAAAGAAGCTTATACCATTCCAGACCCTCCTGTTGCGGCAGCCAGATATTTAGATGTACATGATTCAGCAG AGCAGGATGATGGTACAAAGCTACCATGTGAGTTTTGTGGTAAACCAGTTCCAGCCCAAGACCTAATATTACACCAA TCTGGTTGTCAGTTTGACCAGCGTCCAAGAGAGTCAAGACAGAGTCGCGATAGATTGATCAGTAGAGGGCCTCCTCCTTTACGAATTCCATCCCCTCCACCGTCTGTTAGTTTTGAACCTGATAG ATTTGCCGACGAAGAAGTGGCAATGTTACCTTGTGAattttgtaatgtattgttACCAGCTGATAGTATAGCATTCCATCAG CCTACGTGTGACAAGAACAGGACAACAACACCGTTACCGTCCGAACACAACAACCACCCTCTTGACCCTAGCAACATCATGATGGCAAACAGTAGGCCGAAGCTGGTCACAAAGAAGAATCCGTTATATGATA GCGTGGCAACCAGATCCAGAAGTAATCATTTGCCATATCAACAAGATGCCAGTCTACTGCCCTCGCCTGTTAGCAAGTATTCTTCTTCCAACTTTTCGTCCATGAGTGGTTCCCATATAACACACGCCTATGGAAATTCCACCAGGAAAGCTCATGAAATGAAACAGTCATCTAGTC AGTCGTCAATGCAAGCTCAGGGAAGATTTCAACCATttcttgatgatgatgatgacataaaTTCTGAAATTCCATCGTttaatgatgatgttgatacGTTTACTAATTCTGAAGCATTTCCTTCACCTGTACACAAGAAAACAAGTAATTATGATT TTTCATCTTCAAGAAACACTTCGCACGGAAATAAAGATCTGTATAAATCATTTGGCTCACAAGATGGACGACAAGATCAGATTTATCAACCAAAAAATAGAAGTACTGTGCCAGCCAACAGAACTGCAGCCCCGGCTAACAGAGTGCGAGCACCAGCCAATAGGAGTGGAGGAGCAGGCATTCGGAACGGTGCATCAGTCAATATATATGGATCTAACAGAAACGAAATACCTGCTAACTATTCAGGTAAAGAGCTAAAAG ttGAGAAGAAGCCTTCAAGAACTAGAAAAATATCTTCAGAACCATACAGCCCCAGTGAAAAAACTGAAAATCATGCGGACCAAGTAAGGAGATTCACTGAAAAGGCCCAGCGGCAAAAAACGGTCAATTACACAGCTAATGGAACAAAGCCCCAAAAGGATGGTGATGTCCACCCAGTTCGTCATAGGTCACATGACCAGCATGCAAGGAATGCGAGAACGAG CCACCATGTCAGCTCAAGATCGGTGACCCTTGACACAAATGAAGAGCCATTGTCAGTAAACGGAAGAAGGCAGACGTCGAATAAGACACATTCAAGAGTTAAAAAG CCTCCTCATCCAGACCATTACTAA
- the LOC140044337 gene encoding metabotropic glutamate receptor 3-like, whose protein sequence is MNECDLSQDGDYGVPCNKSTEFTSETFNNVDVIVSNIIDAVFIYAEALAKLHQELCGETVGICERFGSAAGQSLLSTLLTDDFTGALNQTIVFKDNGEPKHVEFDIHNVQLDNNGNSTLVKVGEWNTDTGITLDINNLQLWNSSTQLEDISISTCPDSCTICLSSSAKSFIIYGDVIFAGMFSIHDVNCSVFKTSGYVRMQAMLYAIQTINNNENILPNVTIGMEAYDTCSDSRIAGSQTYQFTSGFQQTEELFMNREQSGNQQYAIGAIGADRNDLTRSVNQQLAAVDMVQIGQLSTASTADLVNFYHVVGTDQKQARVLVDVLLQAEYKYIQILEGQYANEAVKTLKDLAAKADIFVANSIVVDEDASFDDDVIYKLLAYPTSDVIVVFLEFQEVNQFLRAIDRAGLEQTFQILASDKWGLDSSAVVGVKSVAKNSITISPKSLVNSEFESYFTGLQPNNSADPWFAEFWMGRYNCQLPGQPILYDELCTDSDVLSATDAQSRTISSVIDAVYVLSTALDMLIRDKCPEVGTICKDLQSVSMDEWLSHINETMVESLSGSDVAFDENGQVNSAVYDVNKFEELNSEFGYQTIGSWKDGVGLEGLNVAEFENVASECPYKTLPCSNENPKLSIIDGDIVIPALFSTHTAGSSALRCGSLNLEEVVAVQALIYAMDKINGDNNILPGLNLGAAVADYCGSTLMAYDQFVNIVGNSSRYGHDFAVIGPVDSVVASAIVPNAVNILGFTAISPSVFDNESASTSSAPYHIFTKQSQLPTFSTLKELVIYFNWTYIAIVYTDADYERFQAEQFTKEIEYLGVCIAVNKGIPEDGSRLQFDGIISEISTSEVGVAVAFLSDGHFSMLLESRATFGTNEANVMWVGSFPSIHDVTAFKNSPIATLSTRRQYKYDLTEFETYLKNINPLDDHGNPWFREYFEILANCRLEDEFTSPVPICEKGLTLTSVDESLLRISDLVAETIKSVYMIAQAAHNRLSTLCKENAMSICREFLEPDSKGIYNTLANVEIHPPISEESIKFNEGEIEDEIVIFNQIGDQNAKEIQVGSILSGTLLIDVTKIKSYDINGNLQEGVRTSTCPVGTLCNCKTSSPETTGETNEPDDSESIVWNVEGYWVTIVLAASATFAALILLVAGYLFYYRRHTVVIEASLNLSIWLIIGLILMYVMNLPFMVKPTVIVCGIRRVGVSFVYAIVFSALSVKIIRINRLRRRLVPEEPIGFIGASSQTLFFFVFLMAEIVLVVEWLILEHPSTVLNSNNETLCSFEKLDLVISLSYACFLVLFSLISSFGALSSSSVNSEARFIFLACVSTICCVIAWTCVYVLSDDTDYEVASVCVGLTLNSTLIFIAIFVPKVNVLCNVYSAKNERPVRNSKMGQAYANTALHTNEEEALTNL, encoded by the exons atgaatgaatgtgATTTATCACAAGATGGCGACTATGGTGTACCATGTAACAAATCAACGGAGTTTACATCAGAGACGTTTAACAATGTTGACGTCATCGTTTCAAATATAATCGATGCTGTGTTTATATATGCTGAAGCGTTAGCAAAACTTCACCAGGAATTGTGTGGCGAAACCGTGGGAATATGTGAACGATTTGGTTCAGCGGCTGGCCAAAGTTTGTTGAGTACACTTTTGACAGATGATTTTACAGGTGCCTTGAATCAGACGATTGTGTTTAAAGATAATGGAGAACCGAAGCATGTCGAGTTTGATATTCACAATGTACAATTGGATAATAATGGAAATAGTACCTTAGTTAAG gTTGGTGAATGGAACACAGATACAGGAATAACACTTGATATCAATAACCTACAGTTATGGAATTCATCCACGCAGCTTGAAGACATTTCAATTTCAACTTGTCCAGACTCTTGCACAATATGTCTTTCGAGCTCAGCtaaatcatttattatatatggtGATGTCATTTTCGCAGGGATGTTTTCCATTCATGACGTCAATTGTAGTGTTTTCAAGACATCCGGGTACGTTCGAATGCAGGCGATGTTGTATGCTATCCAGACGATAAATAACAATGAGAACATTCTTCCAAATGTGACAATTGGTATGGAAGCGTATGACACGTGCTCCGATAGCAGAATAGCAGGTTCTCAAACGTATCAGTTCACATCCGGGTTCCAACAAACAGAAGAACTTTTTATGAATAGAGAACAAAGCGGAAATCAACAGTATGCAATCGGGGCTATTGGCGCAGATAGGAATGACCTCACTAGATCGGTCAACCAGCAACTAGCTGCAGTTGACATGGTCCAGATTGGACAACTTTCAACTGCATCTACTGCTGACCTTGTTAACTTCTATCATGTTGTTGGCACTGACCAAAAACAAGCAAGAGTTTTGGTTGATGTTCTTTTACAagctgaatataaatatattcaaattcTAGAAGGTCAATATGCAAATGAAGCCGTGAAAACTTTGAAAGATCTTGCCGCTAAG GCCGATATCTTTGTTGCAAACTCAATTGTTGTAGACGAAGACGCCTCTTTCGATGATGACGTAATATACAAATTACTGGCGTATCCAACATCCGACGTCATTGTTGTCTTTTTGGAGTTTCAAGAAGTAAACCAGTTCCTTAGAGCCATTGATCGTGCCGGACTAGAGCAGACATTTCAGATTTTGGCTTCAGACAAATGGGGTTTAGACTCATCAGCTGTAGTTGGTGTTAAATCAGTCGCCAAGa ATTCAATAACCATCTCTCCAAAATCTCTGGTCAATTCAGAATTTGAATCTTATTTTACCGGATTACAACCAAACAATTCTGCTGATCCGTGGTTCGCAGAATTCTGGATGGGACGCTACAACTGCCAATTACCGGGTCAACCAATCCTCTATGACGAATTATGCACAG ATTCAGATGTCTTAAGCGCAACGGATGCCCAAAGTCGCACTATTTCCAGTGTTATAGATGCTGTGTACGTTCTTTCTACAGCGTTAGATATGTTGATACGCGACAAGTGTCCTGAAGTGGGTACTATCTGTAAAGATTTACAATCGGTATCAATGGATGAGTGGCTCTCTCATATCAATGAAACGATGGTTGAAAGTTTGAGTGGGTCAGATGTCGCATTTGATGAAAATGGACAAGTAAATTCGGCTGTGTATGACGTCAACAAATTTGAGGAACTTAATTCGGAATTCGGCTACCAGACT ATCGGATCCTGGAAAGATGGTGTCGGGTTAGAAGGATTAAACGTTGCCGAGTTTGAAAATGTAGCATCAGAATGTCCTTACAAAACTCTTCCATGCTCTAACGAAAACCCTAAGCTGTCGATAATTGATGGAGACATCGTTATTCCCGCTTTATTTTCAACACACACTGCTGGTTCCTCAGCTTTGAGGTGTGGCAGCTTGAACCTAGAGGAAGTTGTAGCAGTGCAGGCTTTGATTTACGCAATGGATAAAATCAATGGAGACAATAACATATTGCCTGGGCTGAATCTTGGGGCAGCCGTTGCTGATTACTGCGGGAGCACATTGATGGCGTATGATCAGTTCGTGAATATTGTTGGTAATTCTAGTCGGTACGGCCATGACTTTGCTGTCATTGGACCTGTTGATTCAGTGGTGGCTTCTGCTATAGTTCCGAATGCTGTAAACATACTGGGCTTTACCGCC ATCAGTCCGTCTGTGTTTGATAACGAAAGTGCATCAACATCATCAGCGCCGTATCATATCTTTACCAAACAAAGCCAACTACCAACTTTCTCTACTCTAAAGGAGCTAGTGATTTACTTCAATTGGACATACATAGCAATTGTATACACAGACGCAGATTATGAACGATTTCAAGCTGAGCAATTTACAAAAGAAATAGAATATCTTGGTGTTTGTATAGCCGTGAATAAGGGAATACCAGAAGATGGAAGTCGTTTGCAGTTTGATGGAATCATTTCAGAAATATCAACATCAGAAGTAGGCGTGGCAGTTGCGTTCTTGTCTGACGGCCATTTTTCTATGCTGCTCGAAAGCAGAGCTACCTTTGGAACAAATGAAGCCAATGTAATGTGGGTAGGATCATTTCCAAGCATCCATGACGTCACAGCTTTTAAGAACTCACCAATAGCAACATTATCCACAAGAAGACAATACAAGTATGATCTTACTGAATTTGAGACGTATCTGAAAAACATCAATCCACTTGACGATCATGGAAATCCTTGGTTTAGAGAGTATTTTGAAATACTAGCTAATTGTAGACTTGAAGATGAATTTACGTCTCCCGTCCCAATATGTGAAAAAGGCTTGACCTTAACAAGCGTTGATGAATCTCTTCTTCGTATATCAGATCTGGTTGCTGAAACGATTAAATCTGTATATATGATTGCGCAAGCAGCTCACAACAGACTTTCTACTCTTTGTAAAGAGAATGCAATGTCGATATGCAGGGAATTTTTGGAACCTGATTCAAAGGGTATATACAATACATTAGCAAATGTTGAAATTCATCCACCAATCAGCGAAGAATCTATCAAGTTTAATGAGGGAGAGATTGAAGACGagattgttatttttaatcAGATAGGTGATCAGAATGCCAAAGAAATACAG GTTGGAAGTATACTGTCTGGAACGCTACTAATTGATGTTACCAAGATCAAGTCGTACGACATCAATGGCAATCTCCAAGAGGGTGTAAGAACGTCGACATGTCCTGTTGGTACGCTCTGCAATTGCAAGACGTCATCACCAGAAACAACCGGCGAAACTAATGAACCTGATGACAGTGAAAGTATCGTCTGGAATGTTGAAGGCTACTGGGTAACCATCGTTTTGGCGGCTTCTGCAACATTTGCTGCATTGATTTTGTTAGTTGCTGGTTACTTATTTTACTACAGACGTCACACTGTTGTCATTGAAGCATCTCTTAACCTGAGTATCTGGCTAATTATTGGATTGATATTGATGTATGTAATGAATTTACCATTTATGGTCAAACCTACAGTAATCGTTTGCGGTATAAGACGAGTTGGTGTCAGTTTTGTGTATGCCATCGTCTTCTCTGCACTATCAGTTAAAATCATCCGGATTAATAGACTACGTCGTCGTTTGGTTCCGGAAGAACCAATCGGATTTATTGGTGCTTCATCACAAACTctatttttctttgtatttttaatggCGGAAATTGTGTTGGTTGTCGAATGGCTGATTCTTGAACATCCATCAACtgttttaaattcaaataacgAGACACTGTGCTCCTTCGAAAAACTGGATTTAGTTATATCTTTATCGTACGCTTGCTTTCtagtattattttcattaatatcaTCTTTTGGAGCTTTAAGTTCATCAAGTGTAAATAGCGAGGCGAGATTCATTTTTCTTGCGTGCGTCTCAACTATATGTTGCGTCATCGCGTGGACGTGCGTCTATGTTTTATCAGACGATACGGATTATGAGGTAGCAAGTGTTTGTGTCGGATTAACTTTAAATTCAACTCTTATTTTTATCGCCATTTTTGTACCAAAAGTAAATGTTCTTTGTAACGTGTATTCAGCAAAAAATGAAAGACCAGTTAGGAATTCAAAGATGGGACAAGCCTATGCAAACACAG CTCTTCATACAAACGAAGAAGAAGCGCTTACGAATTTATGA
- the LOC140044336 gene encoding transmembrane protein 79-like: MSPKKDTQSGIIQDGIIALILFSVYSYIGWNYLPIETTGLDSVFDRLIFTARWQVLEVVLLFTMIMVVANTRFRSVDKIGDPTKPMPPSHIITVHIRVLQNTVEQLALRAPFELILSTYLEQTSMKLIPLLVTFFVVARIIFWVGYTRGPFQRALGFSMTFMPTMLMMFFNLYCFFTKGATFGLSSA; the protein is encoded by the coding sequence ATGTCTCCTAAAAAGGACACCCAATCTGGAATAATACAAGATGGCATCATAGCACTGATTCTGTTCTCCGTCTACTCATACATCGGGTGGAATTACCTTCCTATTGAGACTACAGGCTTGGATTCTGTATTCGATCGTCTGATATTCACCGCGCGCTGGCAAGTATTGGAGGTAGTCCTTCTGTTTACGATGATCATGGTAGTAGCCAACACCCGGTTTAGGAGTGTGGACAAAATTGGAGATCCGACTAAACCAATGCCACCATCCCATATCATTACCGTGCATATTCGAGTTCTCCAGAATACTGTGGAGCAGTTGGCTCTGAGAGCACCGTTTGAACTCATTCTCTCTACATATCTCGAGCAGACGTCAATGAAACTGATTCCGTTGTTGGTCACGTTTTTTGTGGTAGCAAGGATCATTTTCTGGGTTGGATACACCCGTGGTCCATTTCAAAGAGCTCTTGGATTTTCAATGACATTTATGCCGACGATGTTGATGATGTTTTTCAATCTGTATTGCTTCTTCACCAAAGGAGCAACGTTCGGATTGTCTTCTGCTTAG
- the LOC140044338 gene encoding metabotropic glutamate receptor-like: MEIVLLILSLFASVLVSSSTSSQTCSSPLVGVVDGNVRLGFLFPFFGKDGDFCSSEPIAENIALVEAAIYAVKNIPDASKIPGVSIGLEAFDSCSSHKVGGQHVLNYIDNQLYNINGSLCSDVILRPGIIGPMIDEVTQYVSPLLSYQNIPLIVYGEATSSEFTENRDIHSSFFSLAPSEKIQVQVIVDLLWNMNWNYVAVMYSETMETTFDKLLTNANDAGICLAERVRVTSQIQDTFENGIMKILRNSDIKGNGGSSFRRHVHLVVCNGSHFKCRRFCVLPPVGI, translated from the exons ATGGAAATCGTTTTACTAATACTAAGCCTGTTTGCGAGCGTTTTAGTGTCATCTTCTACATCGTCTCAGACGTGTTCATCTCCTTTGGTCGGTGTTGTAGATGGTAACGTTCGTCTAGGATTTCTCTTTCCATTTTTCGGTAAAGATGGTGACTTCTGCTCCAGCGAACCAATAGCGGAGAACATCGCTCTTGTGGAGGCTGCCATTTACGCTGTAAAGAATATACCTGATGCCTCCAAAATCCCAGGAGTTAGCATAG GTTTGGAAGCGTTTGATTCCTGCTCATCGCATAAAGTAGGAGGTCAACATGTCCTTAATTACATCGATAATcaattatacaatataaatgGGTCATTATGTAGTGACGTAATACTACGACCAG GAATAATTGGTCCCATGATTGATGAGGTAACTCAATATGTATCTCCTCTcttatcatatcaaaatattccTTTAATCGTCTATGGAGAAGCTACGTCATCTGAATTCACGGAAAATAGAGATATTCACAGTTCGTTCTTCAGTCTTGCTCCATCAGAGAAGATACAAGTTCAG GTTATAGTCGATCTGCTTTGGAACATGAATTGGAACTATGTTGCTGTCATGTATTCAGAAACTATGGAGACAACATTTGACAAACTTCTGACGAACGCCAATGACGCTGGAATATGCCTGGCTGAAAGAGTGCGAGTTACTTCTCAGATCCAGGACACATTTGAAAACGGAATTATGAAGATATTAAGAAACTCTGATATTAAAGGCAA TGGTGGTTCTTCTTTTAGAAGACACGTCCATCTTGTCGTGTGCAATGGAAGCCATTTCAAGTGTCGGAGATTCTGCGTCCTACCTCCAGTGGGTATCTAA